The DNA region ACATGTAATAGTGAAAATAGTGTAACAAGAGTGTAAGtttatttatatatcattttactactgcttttgtgtgtgtgtgtgtgtgtgtgtttttttttctgttttctcATTTGACATAGTAAATGCtttccctcttcttttttttttttttcaatttagggATCTTGGGAATGCAAATCTATCTGGTCAATTGGTTCCACAGCTTGGAGAGCTTCTGAATTTGCAATATTTGTAAGTCAATAAATTTAGGCCtagatatacaaaaaaaaaaaaaaaaaaaagaaagaaaaaagaaaaaaagaaactcgTCTCTTACATTGTGCCTCACATTGTTAGAATTATTGAAAGCAGtaaaaggtaaataaataaaggaaaaacaAAGCACTGGCATGCTTTGCCAAATAGCTAATGATGTTTTTGATTGTTTAGGACTTCCTTCAGATTATTTTCCATGATTTGGTTGCAGTGAATAACTTCATTCAGAATACTTCTTCTTAAATTCCTGACTAGGTAAAACCCAATAACCAAAACATTCCAGAATGTCTGAGTTACTCAGGGTATACTTCACCCTAGAAAAAGTAGAACTAGTTGTAAACAACGATGCTCTCTGCTTTTGTCACTACACATTGGTTTTTATCTGTTATGTGATCTTAATCTTGAAGATGGTTGCATTCCATTTGATTCGGTTGCATTTTTCATAGATACATTCTTGAATTATGTGCTTCTATTGAACTTCTTCTGCTGATGAATTACTAAATTTTTTGGGACAGGGAGCTTTATAGTAATAACATATCTGGTATAATCCCCGAGGATCTTGGAAATTTGACGAATTTAGTGAGCTTGGATCTTTACTTGAATACTTTAACCGGACACATTCCATCTACTCTGGGCAAGCTTCAAAAACTACGATTCCTGTACGAgaaagttttacattttttttggttaatttacttaatttcttTGCGCTCTTCCTTTCTAGTTATGTGTTTTAGCATATGTAGAATGCCTTTTTATGTCTTGATATATTGCTACTGAACTGGACCAGTATATTGTATTTTTACTAAGAAcgtatgtgtttatttataatttttgtagaTATAAGTGTTCCCTTTTCACTTCTAATGTAAGTCCAAAAAGTCTCCAGGCTGTAATAGCCATACCCATCTGATGTGAGTGTCATGTGGTTTAAGTCTGATAAGTTGCGAGGCCAATGGTGCTTGGTTGATGTGGGCACTATAGAAATGGTTCTTTGGTCTGATAAGTTGCGAGGCCAATGGTGCTTGGTTGATGTGGGCACTATAGAAATGGTTCTTTGTGTAGCAGGCTTCACTTAGCATGTGTTCTTTTAAGTTACATATCTAGTCATCTTATCAATATGCAATATTTTGATGTTTTCTTTCTGTGGAGTAGGCGTCTCAACAACAACACGTTGGCAGGACAGATTCCTATGCCCTTAACTACTATTATGTCACTGCAAGTGCTGTGAGTGCTGCTGttagatttttgtttttctttttcacacaTTAGTTGTTTAACCTTTGCTACAAGAACAATTTATTAATGGTGCGGGATGTTGTATTATGCCATGCAGGGATCTTTCAAACAATAAGCTAGAAGGAGATATTCCAGTTAATGGTTCCTTTTCACTCTTCACTCCCATCAGGTTTTTCTCTTATGCTATTTCTTGTTTCTCTCACCCTAACTTCAGATCCTCATCTACACTGTTTTATCATATCTGTACTCTTAGGCCAGCCTCTTGAATTGCTGCTTCTTTTGTTCACAGTTTTGCTAATAATCGGTTGAATAATCCTCCACCTGCTCCGCCGCCTCCTATCACACCTACGGCTCCAATTCCATCAGGTTTGTTCtcgattttattattattattattaattattattagctTTTAATTGTGCTTAACTTTGAGGCCTGCTTcacttttatttgtatttatatagATATTTGATTGGGAGTTGTTGAGATAttcctttgtatttttctttGCATTTGCAAGTTTTCTGGTATATTGCTGATCCTGAGCTTTTTTACATCTGGGTCTGTTTTTTAAGAAGGTGCCTTTGAGCTCAGATCTAAAATCTGATTATAATATTGCCTGAGATGGCTTTAGGTTCCTTGGTGAGCTAGAACATTATATGTCCCTCTGATCCCCTAGCCCACTAGTTCTCTCAGTTGAAATGTTGCCTGCTCCATTGGTGTTGATACATGTTAATAGTTGCGAATATTCATGATGCAGGTGTGTTGTATTAACAGTATCTAGATTTATCTAGTTTCATTACTTGCAGGTAATAGTGCCACCGGTGCTATTGCTGGAGGTGTTGCTGCTGGTGCTGCCCTGCTGTTTGCTGCTCCCGCAATTGTACTTGTTTGGTGGCGAAAAAAGAAACCACAAGATCATTTCTTTGATGTACCTGGTTAGTGATTTATCAAAagatagttttatttttaattgattttatgtCATGCGCTTGTATTTACTTTCTTCTAATTTTCTTTACAGCTGAGGAGGACCCAGAAGTTCATCTAGGACAACTTAAGAGGTTTTCTTTACGTGAACTACAAGTGGCAGCGGATaattttagcaacaaaaacattCTGGGTAGAGGTGGTTTTGGTAAAGTTTATAAAGGTCGCTTAGCTGATGGTTCTCTAGTGGCAGTAAAAAGACTGAAGGAGGAGCGCACTCAAGGTGGAGAGTTGCAGTTCCAAACAGAGGTGGAAATGATAAGTATGGCTGTGCATCGGAATCTATTACGTCTTCATGGCTTTTGCATGACCCCTACTGAACGGCTGCTAGTCTATCCCTTTATGGTTAATGGTAGCGTTGCATCCTGTTTAAGAGGTACCGGCTGTTTTCTCCTCGTTTATTTCTTTAGTCTCATGTTTCGCATTTGTGCTATGCTCTCTGTATTAGGTGCACCATTTATCATATGTATGTTCTTCAGGTTGCCAATTTTTTTCTGACTGTTAATTATTAAATCTATTGTTAGCCTCAATTATCAAATATCTTCTCTTTTGCTTCTTCAGTTTGAGATGATATTCTGGGCTACTGATCACCTACTGGAAACTTGTATTATaacatttgttatttttaaattcatgTGCTTGGTGAATGTGGATTCTCTTTGAATCGAAGTGGAATTGTTAGAAATTTGTGGATGCCAAATACTTTTTGAACTCTTGTTACAATGGACTATCTATTGATCTGATTTTTACATTGTCTAGAGCGTCCGGAATCTCAAGCACCACTTGATTGGGCTATAAGGAAACGGATTGCATTAGGAGCTGCAAGGGGGCTTTCATATTTGCATGATCATTGTGACCCTAAGATTATACACCGTGATGTAAAGGCTGCAAATATATTGTTGGATGAGGAATTTGAAGCAGTTGTCGGAGACTTTGGGCTGGCCAAATTAATGGACTACAAAGATACTCACGTCACAACTGCTGTTCGTGGCACAATTGGTCATATAGCTCCTGAATACCTATCAACTGGAAAGTCATCAGAGAAAACTGATGTTTTTGGCTACGGTGTCATGCTTCTTGAACTCATTACAGGACAGAGGGCTTTCGATCTAGCTCGGCTTGCAAATGATGATGATGTCATGTTGCTTGATTGGGTAAGTACTTTCTTCTTATTATGCTTTTCTTGATGATGCATTTCAAAGTTTGACTTATCAGTCTTGTCTAGTGTTTTAATTATCTAATTATCGCATCACTTGGTTAGCCAAAAGCAATACACTAAAGATGGTATAGCAGAACCACCACTCTTAAAGAACGaagcttaattttattttccttgcTAGGTGAAAATGCAAAAGCTGGTGAAAGAGTTGAAACTTAACAATGTTTTCTCTACAAGGCGAAGAGCGAAACATTAAATATAGAAATAGTTTATAGGGAGATTCTATCCTATGTTACTCGGATTTGAGTGTGAGTGTCGGGTAAGGGTGAAGGCTCCTAGAATACTTTCTGTTCATTAATTTTGCTTACACCGTGAAGCATGCTTTGGGTGGTTGCATTGATCCGAGTGTAACTTGATTCATAACTAATGATATTTGAGAATCTTATGTAATAAGTTACTATAATCTTGATATTGATTTCTTATGCCACTAAGATTCACATCTTTACTGACCATAATTATATTAAAACTCAAGTTAAGCTTAGTATTGGACCAAGTGGTTTTTGTTTCATTATTTTCTTGGGTGCTGAAAAATTTCAGGTAAAAGGGCTTCTGAAAGACAGGAGGTTAGAAACGTTGGTTGATGCTGATCTTCAGGGTAATTACATAGACCATGAAGTAGAACAGCTAATCCAGGTAGCTCTTTTATGCACTCAAGGCACCCCAATGGAACGACCAAAGATGTCCGAAGTGGTCAGGATGTTGGAGGGTGATGGCTTAGCCGAAAGATGGGAAGAGTGGCAGAAAGAGGAAATGTTCCGGCAAGAGTTTAACCATAACCACCAACAGAATGCTGATTGGATCATTGCAGACTCCACTTCTTACCTCCGACCAGACGAATTATCCGGTCCTAGATGACCCCATTTCTACAAAAATACAAAACACCTCTGGCGGGTCAGAGTTGGTGCATTGTTCACCATTTTGTGGATATACAATATGGGTGTCTCAGGTTTTTCCTcctcttttcaattttttctttggcCCCATTTTTATGTTGTTGTAATTTATGGTAAATGTATGGAGgtggttcttttctttttatagGGTTGCCAACTGCAGCAGTCAAGAAAAACATTAGGTGCTATAAAAAAAAACTGACAAAAACCGAAATGTTAGCGTTGACTGTTTACGGGAATACATACTATAAATGAGTTACCACATTAAAAATTTTCGAAGATGCCATGCTTGAAAAGCAGAAGGTAAAGGTATCTGGTCTCCACCTTTTCTCGATGGTTGTAAGCAGCGACGGCCACATTGAAAATAAGGTATTTCCGtcacctttaaaaaaattagctGCGTCTAGTAGCGCTCTGAATTGTTACTCATTTGATATTGGAAAGTTTATATTTCATTTGTAAATAACACAAGCAAAATAATCAATGTTTTATGttgaacaatttaaaaaaattaacactaaaattaaataataacagGGAGTAACTACTAACTTAaattataagtttaaaaaatttaccatttttgccTCTTCTAATGCAACATGATTATTTTGCTTCAATAGAGTCATGATtggatttataaactttaatttaagGTAAAAACTAAGAAATTGAAGAGTTTTTGGTTTCGAAACTCGACAGCAATCACATTCTGATCTTTTTATTAGTGCATTGTGGACCACAACGTTTTGAAGACTAATATGCAATATTGGAATGTGTGGTTCAAAGATGTATTATggtgttgtcatttgaggtgtctAAAATATGCTGTATTTTTTCTTAAGGTTTTGTCTCACTGAGTTTTTTTGGTAAGGATTTTTAATGAGACAGCTTATAATAGGAGATTGTTTACACTTTTTTCTTCATTAAGTTTTTATTACACAAGTTTTTCCTAATAAGTTTTTAATTTCGTTGATAAATATCCAAAAGGGAGTGTTATAAATCCATTGATAAATAAGTGTCCATATAACTCCCAAAACCCGTAAAGAATTTACCTTTATATAACCCATAAAGAATTTAGTGTACCTTAATTCTCTTATTTGTGTTTTTGTAATCTATGGTGATTGAAATATTATAAATAGAGGACctgtataaattttttaatatcccaaatataaattaaattatactttCATTTTTGTATACTCTATTATTTTGTTCTTACTAtagttttctttgttttcataataatcataataataagaGATTTTTGCAAATTAACAATAAAGATATGAGAATAATGAAAATGGGATAATATAAGAAGTTTCAATATGAATCAttcttttttgttatatttttttcttctaaaatcataacaaaacatattaaatcttATCTTTTAAGAATCATTATG from Gossypium hirsutum isolate 1008001.06 chromosome A04, Gossypium_hirsutum_v2.1, whole genome shotgun sequence includes:
- the LOC107949187 gene encoding BRASSINOSTEROID INSENSITIVE 1-associated receptor kinase 1 isoform X1, coding for MMERLISVCLQLILVLDLVFRVSGNAEGDALNALKNNLADPNSVLQSWDSTLVNPCTWFHVTCNSENSVTRVDLGNANLSGQLVPQLGELLNLQYLELYSNNISGIIPEDLGNLTNLVSLDLYLNTLTGHIPSTLGKLQKLRFLRLNNNTLAGQIPMPLTTIMSLQVLDLSNNKLEGDIPVNGSFSLFTPISFANNRLNNPPPAPPPPITPTAPIPSVSLLAGNSATGAIAGGVAAGAALLFAAPAIVLVWWRKKKPQDHFFDVPAEEDPEVHLGQLKRFSLRELQVAADNFSNKNILGRGGFGKVYKGRLADGSLVAVKRLKEERTQGGELQFQTEVEMISMAVHRNLLRLHGFCMTPTERLLVYPFMVNGSVASCLRERPESQAPLDWAIRKRIALGAARGLSYLHDHCDPKIIHRDVKAANILLDEEFEAVVGDFGLAKLMDYKDTHVTTAVRGTIGHIAPEYLSTGKSSEKTDVFGYGVMLLELITGQRAFDLARLANDDDVMLLDWVKGLLKDRRLETLVDADLQGNYIDHEVEQLIQVALLCTQGTPMERPKMSEVVRMLEGDGLAERWEEWQKEEMFRQEFNHNHQQNADWIIADSTSYLRPDELSGPR
- the LOC107949187 gene encoding BRASSINOSTEROID INSENSITIVE 1-associated receptor kinase 1 isoform X2, with amino-acid sequence MMERLISVCLQLILVLDLVFRVSGNAEGDALNALKNNLADPNSVLQSWDSTLVNPCTWFHVTCNSENSVTRVDLGNANLSGQLVPQLGELLNLQYLELYSNNISGIIPEDLGNLTNLVSLDLYLNTLTGHIPSTLGKLQKLRFLRLNNNTLAGQIPMPLTTIMSLQVLDLSNNKLEGDIPVNGSFSLFTPISFANNRLNNPPPAPPPPITPTAPIPSGNSATGAIAGGVAAGAALLFAAPAIVLVWWRKKKPQDHFFDVPAEEDPEVHLGQLKRFSLRELQVAADNFSNKNILGRGGFGKVYKGRLADGSLVAVKRLKEERTQGGELQFQTEVEMISMAVHRNLLRLHGFCMTPTERLLVYPFMVNGSVASCLRERPESQAPLDWAIRKRIALGAARGLSYLHDHCDPKIIHRDVKAANILLDEEFEAVVGDFGLAKLMDYKDTHVTTAVRGTIGHIAPEYLSTGKSSEKTDVFGYGVMLLELITGQRAFDLARLANDDDVMLLDWVKGLLKDRRLETLVDADLQGNYIDHEVEQLIQVALLCTQGTPMERPKMSEVVRMLEGDGLAERWEEWQKEEMFRQEFNHNHQQNADWIIADSTSYLRPDELSGPR